In Tepidamorphus gemmatus, one genomic interval encodes:
- the flgB gene encoding flagellar basal body rod protein FlgB: MQWLQTRQGVLAENVANADTPGYRARDLAAFEVPRRNAVPTPAQIVPTRTDPAHLVSAGDDPRWRHEKVATFEVRPTGNSVVLEEEMMKVTQTQVDYQLATSLYSRSIGLLKTALGRRA; this comes from the coding sequence ATGCAATGGCTCCAGACGCGGCAGGGCGTGCTCGCCGAGAACGTTGCCAATGCCGACACGCCTGGCTACCGGGCGCGCGACCTCGCCGCCTTCGAGGTACCGCGCAGAAACGCCGTCCCGACGCCCGCCCAGATCGTGCCGACGCGCACCGATCCGGCGCATCTGGTGTCGGCTGGCGACGATCCGCGCTGGCGCCACGAGAAGGTTGCAACCTTCGAGGTGAGGCCAACGGGCAATTCGGTCGTCCTTGAAGAGGAAATGATGAAGGTGACGCAGACCCAGGTCGATTATCAGCTGGCGACGAGCCTCTACAGCCGCAGCATCGGACTGCTGAAGACCGCACTTGGGCGACGCGCCTGA
- a CDS encoding flagellar biosynthetic protein FliO, which yields MEWLEGMLGVTLNTSAKFIIAFVFVLLLISFTAWVIRTVAGGRIAFRGGLRARQDRLAVVDATPVDAKRRLILVRRDNVEHLILIGGPTDVVVEAAIGAAGYAASVPERSRAPEPEPARPAPRAAEPPRPIPRPAEPTVPPRLSDTVAPRAPRGPIGDRAEPPVPPRPAVPPRTAATVRAPVSAPERVGPAAAAGAAQELPATPLRPAASPRPAAPPPAAPAPAAATSAAPTPVVAPPPSPAPQPQVAPTAEHPEPMRPVAEQRSAVERPTTERSAAPVSRSAPSASAPPPPSAPPPLRASVAPRGPAAIHEQEPRVESRAEPAPAGREAQLEEMAQRLEAALKRPLASAPRPAARPDAGSAASPRPAAPERPPLERPPLERPVPPPPVPTAAAPAGTSGDTEFDLTAALAAELNLTPEAPLPRDEAEGEAQRPTDVNIYEEIIRRDR from the coding sequence ATGGAATGGCTTGAAGGGATGTTGGGGGTGACCCTCAACACGTCGGCGAAGTTCATCATCGCCTTTGTCTTCGTGCTGCTGCTGATCTCCTTCACCGCCTGGGTGATTCGGACGGTGGCCGGCGGACGTATCGCGTTTCGCGGCGGCCTGCGCGCCCGCCAGGACCGGCTGGCGGTTGTTGATGCGACCCCGGTTGATGCCAAGCGCCGCCTGATTCTCGTGCGCCGCGACAATGTCGAACACCTGATCCTGATCGGCGGGCCGACTGATGTGGTTGTCGAGGCGGCGATCGGAGCGGCCGGCTATGCCGCTTCCGTGCCGGAGCGCTCGCGGGCGCCGGAACCGGAACCGGCGCGGCCGGCGCCACGCGCTGCCGAACCGCCGCGTCCGATTCCCCGCCCGGCCGAGCCGACGGTGCCGCCGCGCCTGTCCGACACGGTTGCCCCGCGTGCGCCGCGCGGGCCGATCGGCGATCGCGCCGAGCCGCCGGTGCCGCCGCGCCCGGCCGTCCCGCCGCGGACGGCTGCCACGGTGCGTGCGCCGGTATCGGCGCCGGAGCGTGTCGGCCCCGCCGCCGCGGCCGGCGCAGCGCAGGAGTTGCCTGCAACGCCGCTGCGACCGGCGGCATCGCCCCGGCCCGCCGCCCCGCCGCCCGCTGCGCCAGCGCCTGCTGCGGCGACTTCTGCTGCCCCGACGCCTGTCGTTGCTCCGCCACCATCACCTGCGCCGCAGCCCCAGGTGGCTCCGACCGCGGAGCATCCCGAGCCCATGCGCCCGGTCGCGGAACAACGGTCTGCGGTGGAGCGTCCAACCACCGAACGGTCGGCCGCACCGGTCTCGCGCAGCGCGCCCTCCGCCTCGGCCCCGCCGCCTCCATCGGCGCCGCCTCCCTTGCGCGCCTCGGTGGCGCCACGCGGTCCTGCGGCCATTCATGAGCAGGAACCGCGGGTCGAGTCCCGGGCCGAACCGGCGCCCGCCGGCCGCGAGGCCCAGCTGGAGGAAATGGCGCAGCGGCTGGAAGCCGCGCTCAAGCGGCCGCTCGCCTCTGCGCCGCGGCCAGCCGCCCGCCCGGACGCAGGGTCGGCGGCCTCACCGCGACCGGCCGCGCCCGAACGGCCGCCGCTGGAGCGCCCCCCGCTCGAACGACCGGTGCCACCGCCCCCCGTCCCGACTGCCGCCGCCCCGGCCGGTACGTCCGGTGACACCGAGTTCGACCTGACGGCCGCCCTCGCCGCCGAACTCAACCTGACGCCCGAAGCGCCGCTGCCGCGTGACGAGGCCGAGGGCGAGGCGCAACGCCCGACCGACGTCAACATTTACGAAGAGATCATCAGACGGGACCGCTGA